The Anolis carolinensis isolate JA03-04 chromosome 2, rAnoCar3.1.pri, whole genome shotgun sequence genome has a window encoding:
- the LOC134296839 gene encoding zinc finger protein 709-like isoform X1 — protein MENLNSLSKSYTGEKPHKCVECGKSFSQSGHLRIHRRIHTGEKPHKCMECGKSFSQSASLCAHQKIHTGEKPHSCLECGKSFSHSASLHAHQRTHTGEKPHKCMECGKSFSESGKLRSHQRTHTGEKPHKCMECGITFSQSGHLRSHQRTHTGEKPHKCMECGKSFSQSGDLRTHQRTHTGEKPHKCMECGKSFSQSGSLRTHQRTHTGEKPHKCMECGKCFIESGKLRSHQRTHTGEKPHKCLECGKCFSDSTNLRNHQRTHTGEKPHKCMECGKSFSQSGHLHIHQRTHTEEKPHKCIKCGKSFSYSCSLRSHQRTHTGEKPYKCMECGKSFSQSGDLRIHQRTHTGEKPHKCIECGKSFSYSCSLRSHQRTHTGEKPHKCMECGKSFSQSGHFRIHQRTHTGEKPHKCIECGKSFSYSCSLRSHQRTHTGEKPHKCMECGKSFSQSGDLRIHQRTHTGEKPHKCIECGKSFSNSWSMHIHQRTHTGEKPHKCMECGKSFSHSGNLRAHQRTHTGEKPHKCMECGKSFSQSGHLRIHQRSHTGEKSHKFMEYGKSFTKVHSALDIKEHS, from the coding sequence ATGGAAAATCTCAATTCCTTGTCAAAATCatacacaggggagaaaccacataaatgtgtggaatgtggaaagagcttcagtcagagtggacatttgCGTATCCATCGAAGGATCCATACAGGGGAAAAAcctcataaatgcatggaatgtggaaagagtttcagtcagagtgCAAGTCTGTGTGCCCATCAAAAGATCCACACGGGGGAAAAACCACATAGCtgcttggaatgtggaaagagcttcagtcacagtgcaaGTCTTCatgcccatcaaaggacccacacaggggagaagccacataaatgcatggaatgtggaaagagcttcagtgagagtggaaagttacgctcccatcaaaggacccacacaggagagaagccacataaatgcatggaatgtggaataaccttcagtcagagtggacatttacgctcccatcaaaggacccacacaggggagaagccacataaatgcatggaatgtggaaagagcttcagtcagagtggagatctgcgtacccatcaaaggacccacacaggggagaagccacataaatgcatggaatgtggaaagagtttcagtcagagtggaagtctgcgtacccatcaaaggactcatacaggggagaaaccacataaatgcatggaatgtggaaagtgcTTCATTGAGAGTGGAAaactgcgttcccatcaaaggacccacacaggagagaagccacataaatgcttggaatgtggaaagTGCTTCAGTGACAGTACGAATCTGCGtaaccatcaaaggacccacacaggggagaagccacataaatgcatggaatgtggaaagagcttcagtcagagtggacatttgcatatccatcaaaggacccatacagaggagaagccacataaatgcattaaatgtggaaagagcttcagttacAGTTGcagtctgcgttcccatcaaaggacccacacaggggagaagccttataaatgcatggaatgtggaaagagcttcagtcagagtggagatttgcgtatccatcaaaggacccacacaggggagaagccacataaatgcattgaatgtggaaagagctttagttacAGTTGcagtctgcgttcccatcaaaggacccacacaggggagaagccacataaatgcatggaatgtggaaagagcttcagtcagagtggacattttcgtatccatcaaaggacccacacaggggagaagccacataaatgcattgaatgtggaaagagctttagttacAGTTGcagtctgcgttcccatcaaaggacccacacaggggagaagccacataaatgcatggaatgtggaaagagcttcagtcagagtggagatctgcgtatccatcaaaggacccacacaggggagaagccacataaatgcattgaatgtggaaagagcttcagtaacaGTTGGAGTATgcatatccatcaaaggacccacacaggggagaagcctcataaatgcatggaatgtggaaagagcttcagtcacagtgggaATCTGCgtgcccatcaaaggacccacacaggagagaagccacataaatgcatggaatgtggaaagagcttcagtcagagtggacatttgcgtatccatcaaaggagccacacaggggagaagtcaCATAAATTCATGGAATATGGAAAGAGCTTCACAAAGGTTCACAGTGCATTGGACATCAAAGAACACAGCTAG